The region GGTGGTGGAGGTGCTGGATACCAATACCGGGGAGAAAACCTATCCGCAGTACAAGAAGCTCTCCGGCTTCCGCGGCAAGTTCACGCTTCATCAGCTGCTGCAGCTGGCCCCGGAGCTGAAGGAGAGCGAGAAGCTGGTGTTCACGCCCGGGACGAATGACCGGCTGCTGCTGCGCAGCGGCGAGGGTATTACGGTTGAGCGTTCAGGCCGTGCCGCAGATATCTCACGTGGCCTGGAGATGAAGAGCGGGGACCGGGTAACGGTCTCTCTGCAGACGGTAGATAAGACGATTTCTTTGGAATATTTGATCTGATAAGCAGGCTAAGTTTGTGCTCCCGAAGCGATTATACGAAATGATTCGGGCTGCATAGGCTATCACAACTTTTGGGGGAGAACCTATGAAACCGGTAGTAAGAGAACATATTCAACAACTGGATGTATCGCTGGGCGGAGGGATTGTCAGCGACAAGATCAGAGTAGATACCATCGACAACCCGATCCTCATTATCGGGCTTGGCGGCACGGGCATCGATGCCCTGCTGCGGCTCAAATACCAGATTAACCGCCGCTTCAAGCTGCCTGAAGATCCGTTGTCCAAGAAGAAGCGGGATAAGCCCGACAACGTGGAATTCCTGGCGTTCGAGACCAATGAACAGGACCGCGGCAAAAAATACAAGGGCATCGGCCTCGACCCGCAGAATGAATTCGTGCTGCTGGCCAATGCCGAGATCGGCGGACTGCTGCAGAACCGCAGCATCCTGGATTCCTACATTACAGACTGGCTGTCGCCGGAGCTGAGCATCACAGACGGCATGAATGGAGCTGCCGGGGTGCGCCAGGCCGGACGTCTGCTGCTGTTCACAAAGATCAACCAGGTGGTTGCCGCCATCGACAAGAAGATTAAGACCCTATCTGTCGGCACCAGCAAGAAGCTGATGGTCTTCCTGCTTACCGGTCTGTCCGGAGGAACCGGCAGCGGGGCGTTCCTGGATATTGCCTACATCGTGCGCGGCATTATTGAACGTGACTATGGCGCAGCCGGGATAGACCGTGTCAATACGCTGGGCTATCTGTTCACACCGGACGTCAACCTGTCGAACAAAAGCCTCAGCGAGCATACCCGCGAGTATATCCGTAAGAACGGGTATGCCGCGCTTAAAGAACTGGATTACTGGATGAACGTGGACAGCCGGGGCGAACGGTTCCGCCAGAAGTACGGCAATATTCTGAGCGTCAACTCGCCGCTGCCGCCGTTCAATCTCTGTCATCTCATCTCCGCAACCAATACGGAAGGCAAGCTGCTGGAGAACGCCTACGATTACTGCATGAACGTGACGGCTGAGAATATCACCAACTTCATGGCCAGTGAAGAGAAGGCCTCCGGCGAGGAGTTCGCCATCCATGACTATATCAGCAACATCCGCACGAACATTGCCCAAATGAACAAGACCTATCCTGCCAACTATGAGTACAACATTATCGGGGCATCCTCGGCCGTGCTGCCGATTGAGGAAATGACAACCTATCTGGCTTACCGCCTCTTCGACAAAATGGACAAGATGTTCCATCACGCCCCGAACCAGGAGGATGTGGAGAAGATGGCGCGCAAGCTCGGCATCGATCTCGATACGATGATCAAGACGTTCGAGTCCCGTGTGCCGGAGCCGCTGCCGGGTTATCAGAACAGCGAGCGCCTCAGCCATGCGAATGTGGTCAAGAATCAGGTCGTCAGCATGGATACGGAGCTGGAGCAGAACTTCCTGGCCCGTGCGCGTGAGGAATATATCAAATCCAAGAAGCAGCTTCCAGGCGAAATTGCCGGACAGTTCGGCGAAGAACTGGAACGCATCTTCCTGCACCCTGAACAGGGGCCGTTCTATGTGTCGCGGCTGCTCTACACAGAGAAGGGCTTCTGCATCCTGAAGCTGATCCAGTCTTATATTGAAGCGCTGCGCGAGAGTCTCTTGCGCCTGCCGCGTGATATTGAGACCGCCCAGGAGAGTGCAGAGGATAAGCTGGGCGATGCGCGGAGCGCTTTTGTGTCCAAGGAGAAGAAGAAGAACGCCTATATTGAAGCCAAAATCAATGAATACTGGCTGCACGCCGATGTGGAGCGCACCGAGCAGATGATCCAGTTCTATGAAGATCTGTATGAGCTGCTAAATGAAGAGAACAGCCGGATCTACGGGGTATTCACCGAGATTCTGACCGCGCTCAGCTCGATCTTCGAGAAGAACGGCGACATTCTGATTAACGGCGAAGAGCAGGCAGACCATAAGGGCAACAAAACCTACTATTGGAATATCGTCAACGTGCCGGATATCTCGGCGACCATCTCCAAAATCATGGACCAGAAGGACGGCGATGATCTGATCCGTGACTTCACACGCGAGATGCTGAAGCATTCCGGACGCTGGGTAAGAGAGCAGGAGATTGATATTGTCCGCTCCATCTCCGAGTTCCTCAGCGACAAGTTCGGGGACCTCATTACCCGTTCGATGGAGGATTTCCTGGTGATGAAATACGGGCGCGAGGAGCCGCTGGATAAGTTCGTGGAGCGGATTATTGCCGGACGTCTGGATGAGGATGCGGTGCCGATTTTCCACCTCAGCAACAGCTCTGGCAGTCTGCACTTCCCGTCCTGGGGCTTCGTCTCTGTGCCGGTGAAGGCGCCGGGAATTCTGAAGGGTGTGCGGAATTATCAGAATAATGCACTCGGCAAATCGCAGTTCACGATCAAGGAGAGCGAGGTCAAGAACCGGATTTTCTGGCTGAATACACGCAACGGGGTGCCGCTGTTCGTCTATACGCCGCTCCGGGTGTACGAGGAGAACTACGAGCGGACCATTCTAGACAAGGAAGGCATCGGCCGCCATCTGGTGATGACCGATAAGGACAACTGGACCTATCTGCCTTCGCCGATCCCGGAGAAGTCCTGGGGCGATACGTATGCGAATCCGCGGGTCCGTGAGTACAATGCCAGAGTGCGTGCAGATTTCGGCCGGGCGCTTGCGTCCGGTGTGATCATCGAGAAGGGTGTAGATGAGAACACGAGCAGCCGCTTCTCCGTGATCTTCACGAAGCCGCTGGATCTGGGCAAGCTGCTGGACGCTTATGATCTGCAGCTGGATGCGCCGCGTCCGAATCTGGGTGAAGTGCGCAAGGCTGCTGAGGAGCTAAAAGCGCTCCGCACAGGAGGCCTTGAACGCGAAGCCGTGAAGGATATCTTCGGCAGCATTAATCTGGAGCTGGCCCAGGAGAACCTGATCCGTTCCCCGCAGCTCATTGCCCGTGTCCGTGAGGAGCTGGCGAAATACGATGCACTGGCAGCTAAATCTGCGGAACTGGAAGCACTTGTACATCAGCATCTGGATGAAGACAAATGGCTGGACCAGTTCATTGAAGCATTGTACACCGATACGATCACCAAAAAAGGTGCGCTCTATGTCTACGACCGCGACGAGGACGAGGATGCCTGGGAGCCGTTCGCGAATCTGATGAAGGAACGCAGCTATGTGGAGTATGCCGTCTACCGCCATTTCCGTGAGCTGGATGAGAAAAGCCGCAGTCTCCTGCTCCGCAAGGCAGCGCGCCGGGCCGGAGAAATGACCGCAGCTGAAGATGTAACTCCGCTGCTGTATAAGCTGGAAGGAATGTATGTCTCGTTCCTGGAAGCGCGTGACGCTCTGGAATATGAGCGGGTAGAGCATGCTAACGGAGACGAAATGTACGGCTTCTACAAGAGCCTGACCGGCAAGCTTGGCAGCATCCGCAGAAAGCTGAAGTAGGCCTATGATCAGAGATCAGGCCTTACAATATGCTGAGCAATACGCTGCCCAGGAGGAAGCACAGCATCATAAGGGGGATGGGCGCAGCAGTATCCATTACCCTGCGCTGTTCCTGTTCCTGGGCGATAAGGTGACCCCGGCCATCGGCCCTGTGCTGGAACGCTGCCAGCGCAAATGGGACAATGCAGGCGGCGTGATGGCGCTGCATGCCGGTTCGCACAACGGCAGCGGCAGTACGCAGGAGAAGGAAGGAGTCAAGGGGCGGATCGGCAGCGGAAACAGCAGCGTCCATGAACGTGTGATGCACATGACCCTGCCGGATACGGCAGGGCGTGATCCGCGTACGGTCCGGCGTGAGCTGTACCGTGAATTTCATGAGGATAGCCAGTATTTGGCCGGAATGAACCGGACGCTGCGCAGCTTAAGCAACAGCATAGCAGATTACGGACGGCTGTATTCTTCTTTTGACGTCATCCATCTGTCTGTCATTACACGGGTCGATGATCCGCAGAATGTGCTGTTGCCGGAGATCGTGCTGCTGGCCCGTGCGATTCTCAGCCAGTCGTTCAAATCGGTACAGATTGATTTGTACGCGCTGATTAACGAACGGGAGCAGGGGGATAACTTCGGCTATTCCAGCTCGGTCGGGCTGGCTTGTCTGCGTGAGCTGGACGGGATGCAGGCGGCAGATTATGCCTTAAGCGCTCCGCTGCTGGTGACGGAGGAAGGACTGTCCATTCCTGTGATGCATGGCCCTTCTCCGCTGTTCGATCTGGTCTATCTGCTCTCCGATAAGAATGAGCGCGGACTGATGTCGGTCCACGGCATGGACGACAATTACGAGATTATCGCCCACATCAGCCTGCTCAAGAACCGGGTCCGGCCTGCGGCCGATCAGGCCTCCGGGCATGGCGGCTACAATAATATGACGTTCAAAAGCGGCATCCGCGGCAGCACAGGCAGGCAAGGCTACGCATCTGCCGGCTTCTCGGCGGTGCGGCGGCCGAACCGCCAGATTGCGCTGGCGGTGCTGTACCATGCGCTGCATTATCTGTCCGGGCGGCTGCGTGCAGGCCAACCCCGGAGTCTTAAGGAGCGGCAGGCGATGCTTGGCCTTGGAGCGGATACCCTGCGGGACCGCGCGGCAGAATTGCTGCCGGAGCAGTCCGCTCTCGCGGAGATGACCGGGCTGATGAGCCACGGACGTCCGTCCTATTCACAGCTGCGGATGCTCTCGCTGCGCGAGGCTGAGGAGCTGCTGTTCGGGGAAGGGGCGCAGGCGTACTTCCGCAGTAATTTTGCGGAGGTGTCTGCTCGCAGGGCTGCCGGGATTGATCCGGCCCGGGAATGGACTGGAGTGCTGGCTGCCGAGGAGGCAGGGGCCTCCCCGGTCACCTTCTACCAGCTGGCGGAATGGACCAGTGAGAAGACAGGTGAGGGAGGCAGCGTGCTGCAGGCCTTGCGCCAGCATATGGGCGGCTTGCGTTCCGCTCTGCTCTCCGCGCAGGAGGAGCTGGAGCGGCTCTATGCAGAGAGCGTGGAGCGCCAGCCGTTCCAGCGGGTGCCGCTGCTGGACAAACGGACGGTGCGCAATTTCATTCATTACCTGTTCGAGTCCGTCTACGGCAAGAAGTATGAGATTCTGCTGCTGGAGAGCGAACTGGCGCTCTGTCTCCGCTATGACGCTGCACTGGAGCAGCTGCACGCAGACAGCAGAACGAAGGTTGCGGCTATGGACGCATTGGAGGAGGAGCTGCACAGCGTGGCCCTCGCCAGCATCGGCCGCAGCAAAGAGACCGTGGATCAGAACATCATGGAGTATTACCGCAGTGTGACGGACGAGGTCATGAAGGATATCGAGACCCGGCGCGGTGCGGGGATCTTCTTCAGCGAGCGGTTCATGGGCAGTCTCTCCGGGCTGCTGGTGAACGGAGGCGGCCAGGCTGTTGCCGAGCGGCTGATCGAGCTGTGCCGCCGGGAGCTGCTTACCGCGGGGCCGTTCACGCTTCCGTTCGAGGAAGAGCTGCTGCGGCGTGCCAATGTTGCAGCCGCCTACGAGAACCGGGATATCGTCTCCAAGGAGGAGCTGTTCAAGCAGCTCTACCGCAGTCTGGAGGAGGAGGCGGCGATGAATGTCCGCCTGTTCGAGTATACGCAGGAGCACCGCCATGAGGAGAAGTACTTCTTCGGCGACAGCTCCTCCGAATTTCTGCGTTATGCTTTCAGCGCCGATGAGACCACCCGCATCTACCGGCTCGGCTTCGTGCATGAGCAGCGCCGCAGCGGCGTGGAGAAGCTGAACCTGATGGGCGGCTTCCACCTGGAAGACCTGCTCTACTACCGCAACGGCAAGGTCTATTACGAGACTTATGCCGGCAACGGATACCAGCTCCACGGTCTGGAAGAGAAGCAGCTGCCGGAGATGAGATGAGTGGCGATTAGATATGATGAGTGCTGATGAGCGGAGATGGGACGAGTGCTGATGAGCGGAGACGGG is a window of Paenibacillus sp. FSL H3-0469 DNA encoding:
- a CDS encoding tubulin-like doman-containing protein, producing MKPVVREHIQQLDVSLGGGIVSDKIRVDTIDNPILIIGLGGTGIDALLRLKYQINRRFKLPEDPLSKKKRDKPDNVEFLAFETNEQDRGKKYKGIGLDPQNEFVLLANAEIGGLLQNRSILDSYITDWLSPELSITDGMNGAAGVRQAGRLLLFTKINQVVAAIDKKIKTLSVGTSKKLMVFLLTGLSGGTGSGAFLDIAYIVRGIIERDYGAAGIDRVNTLGYLFTPDVNLSNKSLSEHTREYIRKNGYAALKELDYWMNVDSRGERFRQKYGNILSVNSPLPPFNLCHLISATNTEGKLLENAYDYCMNVTAENITNFMASEEKASGEEFAIHDYISNIRTNIAQMNKTYPANYEYNIIGASSAVLPIEEMTTYLAYRLFDKMDKMFHHAPNQEDVEKMARKLGIDLDTMIKTFESRVPEPLPGYQNSERLSHANVVKNQVVSMDTELEQNFLARAREEYIKSKKQLPGEIAGQFGEELERIFLHPEQGPFYVSRLLYTEKGFCILKLIQSYIEALRESLLRLPRDIETAQESAEDKLGDARSAFVSKEKKKNAYIEAKINEYWLHADVERTEQMIQFYEDLYELLNEENSRIYGVFTEILTALSSIFEKNGDILINGEEQADHKGNKTYYWNIVNVPDISATISKIMDQKDGDDLIRDFTREMLKHSGRWVREQEIDIVRSISEFLSDKFGDLITRSMEDFLVMKYGREEPLDKFVERIIAGRLDEDAVPIFHLSNSSGSLHFPSWGFVSVPVKAPGILKGVRNYQNNALGKSQFTIKESEVKNRIFWLNTRNGVPLFVYTPLRVYEENYERTILDKEGIGRHLVMTDKDNWTYLPSPIPEKSWGDTYANPRVREYNARVRADFGRALASGVIIEKGVDENTSSRFSVIFTKPLDLGKLLDAYDLQLDAPRPNLGEVRKAAEELKALRTGGLEREAVKDIFGSINLELAQENLIRSPQLIARVREELAKYDALAAKSAELEALVHQHLDEDKWLDQFIEALYTDTITKKGALYVYDRDEDEDAWEPFANLMKERSYVEYAVYRHFRELDEKSRSLLLRKAARRAGEMTAAEDVTPLLYKLEGMYVSFLEARDALEYERVEHANGDEMYGFYKSLTGKLGSIRRKLK
- a CDS encoding transcription initiation factor TFIID, whose protein sequence is MIRDQALQYAEQYAAQEEAQHHKGDGRSSIHYPALFLFLGDKVTPAIGPVLERCQRKWDNAGGVMALHAGSHNGSGSTQEKEGVKGRIGSGNSSVHERVMHMTLPDTAGRDPRTVRRELYREFHEDSQYLAGMNRTLRSLSNSIADYGRLYSSFDVIHLSVITRVDDPQNVLLPEIVLLARAILSQSFKSVQIDLYALINEREQGDNFGYSSSVGLACLRELDGMQAADYALSAPLLVTEEGLSIPVMHGPSPLFDLVYLLSDKNERGLMSVHGMDDNYEIIAHISLLKNRVRPAADQASGHGGYNNMTFKSGIRGSTGRQGYASAGFSAVRRPNRQIALAVLYHALHYLSGRLRAGQPRSLKERQAMLGLGADTLRDRAAELLPEQSALAEMTGLMSHGRPSYSQLRMLSLREAEELLFGEGAQAYFRSNFAEVSARRAAGIDPAREWTGVLAAEEAGASPVTFYQLAEWTSEKTGEGGSVLQALRQHMGGLRSALLSAQEELERLYAESVERQPFQRVPLLDKRTVRNFIHYLFESVYGKKYEILLLESELALCLRYDAALEQLHADSRTKVAAMDALEEELHSVALASIGRSKETVDQNIMEYYRSVTDEVMKDIETRRGAGIFFSERFMGSLSGLLVNGGGQAVAERLIELCRRELLTAGPFTLPFEEELLRRANVAAAYENRDIVSKEELFKQLYRSLEEEAAMNVRLFEYTQEHRHEEKYFFGDSSSEFLRYAFSADETTRIYRLGFVHEQRRSGVEKLNLMGGFHLEDLLYYRNGKVYYETYAGNGYQLHGLEEKQLPEMR